From the genome of Hydrogenophilus thermoluteolus, one region includes:
- the acs gene encoding acetate--CoA ligase translates to MSEQKLYYPPEALVKNAAVSGMDHYRRLCEEAERDYEGYWANHARNLLTWKKPFTQVLDESNAPFFKWFADGVLNASYNCLDRHVEAGKGDRVAIIFESDDGQVTKVTYAELLKRVAQFANALKALGVKKGDRVVIYLPMGVEGVVAMQACARIGATHSVVFGGFSAQALKDRIQDAGAKVVVTSDGQFRGGKQLPLKAIVDEAIGMGGCDTVEKVIVNKRTGMAINWVEGRDLWWSDAIAGQSDVCEPEWVEAEHPLFLLYTSGSTGKPKGVQHSTGGYLTHAALTMLWTFDYKPEDIFWCTADIGWITGHTYVCYGPLAVGATQVVFEGVPTYPDASRFWRMIEAHKVSIFYTAPTAIRALIKASESNPDVHPKRFDLSSLRILGSVGEPINPAAWEWYYREVGGERCPIVDTWWQTETGGHMITPLPGATPLVPGSCTLPFPGIQAAVVDETGNEVPWGQGGFLVIKKPWPSMIRTIWGDPERFKKSYYPADFQGKLYLAGDGAIRDPETGYFTITGRIDDVLNVSGHRMGTMEIESALVAHELVAEAAVVGRPDEVTGEAIVAFVVLTRPRPEGEEAAQIVKELQNWVAKEIGPIAKPKEIRFGDNLPKTRSGKIMRRLLRQLAKGEEITQDTSTLENPAILEQLKG, encoded by the coding sequence ATGAGCGAACAAAAGCTCTACTACCCGCCAGAAGCGTTGGTCAAAAATGCTGCGGTCTCGGGGATGGACCACTACCGCCGGCTCTGTGAAGAGGCGGAACGGGACTACGAAGGGTATTGGGCCAACCATGCGCGTAATCTATTGACCTGGAAAAAACCGTTTACCCAGGTGCTGGACGAATCCAACGCGCCGTTCTTCAAGTGGTTTGCCGACGGGGTGTTGAACGCCTCGTACAACTGTCTGGACCGCCACGTCGAAGCGGGGAAAGGTGACCGTGTGGCGATCATCTTCGAATCGGACGATGGCCAGGTCACGAAAGTCACCTACGCGGAATTGTTGAAGCGGGTTGCGCAGTTTGCCAATGCGCTCAAAGCGCTGGGCGTAAAAAAAGGCGACCGCGTGGTGATCTACCTTCCGATGGGCGTCGAAGGGGTGGTGGCGATGCAAGCGTGTGCGCGCATCGGCGCAACCCATTCGGTGGTGTTCGGTGGCTTCTCGGCGCAGGCGCTCAAAGACCGCATCCAAGATGCCGGCGCGAAAGTGGTCGTCACCTCCGACGGTCAGTTCCGCGGCGGTAAGCAGTTGCCGTTGAAAGCGATCGTCGATGAGGCGATCGGCATGGGCGGGTGCGACACGGTCGAGAAGGTGATCGTGAACAAACGCACCGGCATGGCAATCAATTGGGTAGAAGGTCGCGACTTGTGGTGGAGCGACGCGATCGCTGGGCAGAGCGACGTGTGCGAGCCCGAATGGGTCGAAGCCGAACATCCCCTCTTTTTGCTCTACACCTCCGGTTCGACCGGGAAGCCGAAGGGGGTACAGCACTCGACCGGTGGGTATCTCACCCACGCGGCGCTCACGATGCTGTGGACGTTCGATTACAAACCAGAGGACATCTTCTGGTGTACCGCGGATATCGGCTGGATTACCGGTCACACCTACGTCTGTTATGGGCCGCTTGCGGTGGGCGCCACCCAGGTTGTCTTCGAAGGGGTGCCCACCTACCCGGATGCCAGCCGCTTCTGGCGGATGATCGAAGCGCACAAGGTTTCGATCTTCTATACCGCGCCAACCGCAATCCGGGCGCTCATCAAGGCGTCGGAGAGCAACCCGGACGTGCATCCCAAGCGTTTCGACCTCTCGTCGCTGCGGATCCTCGGGTCGGTGGGCGAGCCGATCAACCCGGCGGCGTGGGAGTGGTACTATCGCGAAGTCGGTGGTGAACGGTGCCCGATCGTCGATACCTGGTGGCAGACCGAAACCGGCGGCCATATGATCACGCCGTTGCCCGGTGCCACGCCGCTTGTGCCCGGTTCGTGCACGCTGCCGTTCCCGGGGATTCAGGCTGCGGTGGTCGATGAGACGGGGAACGAAGTCCCGTGGGGTCAGGGCGGCTTCCTGGTGATCAAGAAGCCGTGGCCGTCGATGATCCGTACCATCTGGGGCGATCCGGAGCGCTTCAAGAAGTCCTACTATCCGGCGGACTTCCAAGGCAAGCTCTACTTGGCAGGAGACGGTGCGATTCGTGACCCCGAAACCGGTTACTTCACCATCACGGGCCGGATCGACGACGTGCTCAACGTCTCAGGACACCGGATGGGGACGATGGAGATCGAATCGGCGCTGGTGGCGCACGAACTCGTTGCCGAAGCGGCGGTGGTCGGTCGTCCGGACGAAGTCACCGGCGAGGCGATCGTCGCGTTCGTGGTTTTGACGCGCCCGCGTCCCGAAGGAGAAGAAGCGGCGCAGATCGTCAAAGAGCTGCAGAACTGGGTGGCGAAAGAGATCGGGCCGATCGCCAAACCGAAAGAGATCCGTTTTGGCGACAACCTGCCGAAGACCCGTTCCGGCAAGATCATGCGCCGCTTGCTGCGTCAGCTCGCGAAGGGCGAAGAGATCACCCAAGACACCTCGACGCTCGAAAACCCAGCGATCCTGGAGCAGCTCAAAGGCTGA